One region of Candidatus Eisenbacteria bacterium genomic DNA includes:
- a CDS encoding ABC transporter permease has product MAVPIRYNLRNLFVRKTATLMTASGIALVVAVLVLTLALANGFRHALVTTGRADNAIVTRAGSNSEVMSGFSRETGRIIEAGPEIARLSDGRPFAASEVVVVTNFSKRSDPSASSNVVVRGTDDRAFLLRPEVRIVEGRRYREGALEAVVGKPIAERFAGCGLGETVRFGARDWTVVGIFTAKGTGFESEIWGDRETLAPAFDRRGFSSQTLRLSDPALAGALQKRVEADPRLQVDVQREDAFYAAQSEMLANVIRALGLFLVVIMAAGAVFGALNTMYAAVGARTREIGVMLALGFSPGSILVSFLLESIFLSAIGGVLGCLLALPIHGVSTGTTNWSNFSEVAFQFRITPGILLAGFLASLVLGIVGGFFPARNAARRRASEAMRAV; this is encoded by the coding sequence ATGGCCGTTCCGATCCGCTACAACCTCCGCAATCTCTTCGTGCGAAAGACCGCCACGCTCATGACGGCGTCGGGGATCGCGCTCGTCGTCGCGGTCCTCGTCCTCACGCTCGCCCTCGCGAACGGGTTTCGCCACGCGCTCGTCACGACGGGGCGCGCGGACAACGCGATCGTCACGCGCGCCGGATCGAACAGCGAGGTAATGTCCGGCTTCTCCCGCGAAACCGGACGAATCATCGAGGCGGGCCCTGAAATCGCGCGCCTCTCGGACGGGCGGCCCTTCGCGGCGAGCGAGGTCGTGGTCGTGACGAACTTCTCGAAGAGAAGCGACCCCAGCGCCTCGTCGAACGTCGTCGTGCGCGGCACCGATGACCGCGCGTTTCTGCTCCGTCCGGAAGTGCGGATCGTCGAGGGAAGAAGATACCGCGAGGGGGCTCTCGAGGCCGTCGTCGGGAAGCCGATCGCCGAGCGCTTCGCCGGATGCGGGCTCGGCGAGACGGTCCGCTTCGGCGCGCGCGACTGGACGGTCGTCGGAATCTTCACGGCGAAAGGAACCGGGTTCGAGTCGGAGATCTGGGGGGATCGGGAGACGCTCGCGCCGGCCTTCGACCGGAGGGGCTTCAGCTCGCAGACGCTCCGTCTCTCCGATCCCGCGCTCGCGGGCGCCCTCCAGAAGCGGGTCGAGGCGGATCCCCGCCTTCAGGTCGACGTCCAGCGGGAGGATGCGTTCTACGCGGCGCAATCGGAGATGCTCGCGAACGTGATCCGCGCGCTTGGGCTCTTTCTCGTCGTCATCATGGCGGCGGGCGCGGTCTTCGGCGCGCTGAACACGATGTACGCCGCGGTCGGCGCGCGGACGCGCGAGATCGGCGTGATGCTCGCACTCGGCTTCTCGCCGGGGAGCATCCTCGTCTCGTTCCTTCTCGAGTCAATCTTCCTCTCTGCGATCGGCGGCGTTCTCGGATGCCTCCTCGCCCTTCCGATCCACGGCGTCTCGACCGGAACGACCAACTGGTCCAACTTCAGCGAGGTCGCCTTCCAGTTCCGCATCACGCCGGGGATCCTTCTCGCCGGGTTCCTCGCATCGCTCGTCCTCGGCATCGTCGGCGGCTTCTTCCCCGCCCGCAACGCCGCCCGGCGACGGGCGAGCGAGGCGATGCGGGCGGTGTGA
- a CDS encoding ABC transporter permease — protein sequence MRFFPFILRNALRSKRRTILTVLSIVVSMFLYCTIRTVITSFDASLETADAARLITRRSTSLTFFLPLSYKDRLAQIPGVSAVAYGVWFGGIYIDERNFFAQYAIDADEYVPMYSEYLITPEEREAFRRERTACIIGEKLVEKYGFKTGDAITLRGTIFPGNWDLTVRGIARPRTKNLDTNFLLMRWDLVNERMGRFNQVGWYVVKLSDPARAGEVARTIDRAFANSPAETKTETEKAFQLGFLSMLGNIRAVVFAIGSAIVIAILLVSMNTMMMAARERTREVAVLKALGFTDRTVLGMILAESLLISLTGGVLGAGIARVVYDASGFTAGGFFPSFFVTGGTIARALGIAAAMGLLSGAIPAADAFRLRVVDALRHAG from the coding sequence ATGCGCTTCTTCCCCTTCATCCTTCGGAACGCGCTCCGGAGCAAGCGGCGGACGATCCTTACCGTCCTCAGTATTGTTGTGTCGATGTTTCTCTATTGTACAATCCGAACGGTGATCACGAGCTTCGACGCCTCTCTCGAGACCGCCGACGCGGCGCGCCTCATCACACGGCGCTCCACGTCGCTCACGTTCTTCCTTCCCCTCTCGTACAAGGACCGGCTCGCGCAGATCCCGGGAGTCTCGGCGGTCGCCTACGGTGTCTGGTTCGGGGGGATCTACATCGACGAGAGGAACTTCTTCGCGCAGTACGCGATCGACGCGGACGAGTACGTCCCCATGTACTCCGAGTACCTGATCACGCCGGAGGAGCGCGAGGCCTTCCGCCGCGAGCGGACCGCCTGCATCATCGGGGAGAAGCTCGTGGAGAAGTACGGCTTCAAGACCGGCGATGCGATCACCCTACGCGGGACGATCTTCCCCGGCAACTGGGACCTCACGGTGCGCGGGATCGCGCGCCCCCGGACAAAGAACCTCGACACGAACTTCCTCCTGATGCGATGGGATCTCGTGAACGAGAGGATGGGGCGCTTCAACCAGGTCGGCTGGTACGTCGTCAAGCTCTCCGATCCGGCGCGGGCCGGGGAAGTCGCCCGGACGATCGATAGGGCCTTCGCGAACAGTCCCGCCGAGACGAAGACCGAGACCGAGAAAGCGTTTCAGCTCGGTTTTCTTTCGATGCTCGGGAACATCCGCGCGGTGGTTTTCGCGATCGGGAGCGCGATCGTGATCGCGATCCTTCTCGTGTCGATGAACACGATGATGATGGCGGCTCGGGAGAGGACGCGAGAGGTCGCGGTGCTGAAGGCGCTCGGCTTCACGGATCGCACGGTGCTCGGGATGATCCTCGCCGAGTCGCTTCTCATCTCGCTCACGGGCGGGGTTCTCGGCGCCGGGATCGCGCGCGTTGTCTACGACGCGAGCGGCTTCACGGCGGGCGGGTTCTTCCCTAGTTTCTTCGTCACCGGGGGGACGATCGCGCGCGCCCTCGGCATCGCCGCGGCGATGGGTCTTCTCTCCGGAGCGATTCCGGCGGCCGACGCCTTTCGGCTTCGCGTCGTCGACGCGCTTCGCCACGCGGGGTGA